From the ANME-2 cluster archaeon genome, one window contains:
- the tsaA gene encoding tRNA (N6-threonylcarbamoyladenosine(37)-N6)-methyltransferase TrmO, with the protein MNFEPKQIGVIRTPYTDNAPYQPVKEDDGDFRIVVEPQYTDGLYKLAKFSYIYVIYHIDRVKQEQSMIVSPPWAGGVKVGVFASRSPVRPNQIGLSIVQIKHIINNEIFTSGLDAFDGTPVLDIKPYIKDLDAKSDANNGWIEEMDDHEHLHLHIKGIPHDY; encoded by the coding sequence ATGAACTTTGAGCCAAAGCAGATCGGAGTTATTCGAACTCCATATACTGATAATGCACCGTATCAGCCAGTGAAAGAGGACGATGGGGATTTCCGTATAGTAGTTGAGCCACAATATACCGATGGACTCTATAAACTTGCCAAATTTAGTTACATCTATGTTATTTACCATATAGATCGTGTAAAGCAAGAGCAGTCAATGATTGTATCTCCTCCATGGGCTGGTGGTGTAAAGGTAGGCGTGTTTGCAAGCAGGTCCCCTGTTCGCCCAAATCAGATAGGGCTTAGCATTGTTCAGATAAAACACATCATAAATAACGAGATTTTTACATCGGGCCTGGATGCGTTCGATGGGACCCCTGTGCTTGATATCAAGCCATACATAAAAGACCTGGATGCAAAATCCGATGCTAATAATGGTTGGATCGAAGAAATGGATGACCATGAACATCTCCATTTACATATTAAAGGTATTCCCCACGATTATTAG
- a CDS encoding PhzF family phenazine biosynthesis protein — protein sequence MRKCPFYIVDVFAEEKYAGNQLAVVRDAKALSDIEMQQIAKEMNFSETTFILSDQKCNGGYDVRIFTPKEEVPFAGHPTLGTAYVIQHEIIREPVETIILNLKIGQIPVTLNYSSEQIDILWMKQMAATFGRVFEPEQISQVLSLNKREMDDRFPIQEVSTGLPFIIIPLKTLDTLKQAKVIRDKYFELIKDTQAKAMLIFCPQTYDKENDLNIRVFADYYGVPEDPATGSANGCLAGYLVKYRYFGNDQIDIRVEQGYEIGRSSLLYLRAKDKGEKIDVSVGGKVEMIAKGEFI from the coding sequence ATGAGAAAATGCCCCTTTTACATAGTGGATGTGTTTGCTGAGGAAAAATATGCAGGTAACCAACTCGCAGTTGTCAGAGATGCAAAAGCTCTTTCTGATATTGAGATGCAACAAATCGCTAAAGAAATGAACTTTTCAGAAACAACTTTTATTTTGTCTGATCAGAAGTGCAATGGCGGATATGATGTCCGTATTTTCACGCCAAAGGAAGAGGTGCCGTTTGCCGGTCATCCGACACTGGGAACCGCTTATGTTATACAACACGAGATTATCAGAGAGCCTGTTGAGACAATAATCCTGAACCTGAAGATCGGGCAGATTCCTGTTACGCTCAATTACAGCAGTGAACAAATAGATATTTTATGGATGAAGCAAATGGCCGCGACTTTTGGTCGAGTTTTTGAGCCTGAGCAAATTTCGCAGGTTTTGAGCCTCAATAAAAGAGAGATGGACGATAGATTCCCTATTCAAGAGGTTTCTACGGGATTACCTTTCATTATAATTCCATTAAAGACTTTGGATACCTTGAAGCAGGCTAAGGTAATTAGAGATAAATACTTCGAGTTGATTAAAGATACGCAAGCCAAAGCGATGCTTATCTTTTGTCCCCAGACTTATGATAAGGAAAATGACTTGAATATACGGGTTTTTGCTGACTACTACGGAGTGCCGGAGGACCCAGCTACGGGAAGTGCAAATGGTTGCTTAGCCGGGTATTTAGTGAAATACCGTTATTTTGGAAATGATCAAATCGACATTCGAGTTGAACAGGGTTACGAAATAGGAAGGTCTTCGCTGCTTTACTTAAGAGCAAAAGACAAAGGAGAGAAAATAGATGTATCTGTCGGTGGAAAGGTTGAAATGATTGCCAAAGGAGAATTTATTTAG